ACCTCGACGAACAGATCGTCCAGACCCTGCGGGAGCGTGCCGAGGGCGACGTGGACCCCAACCGGCTGCTGCGGGCGTCCCGCGCTCGCGGCCGCCGCCGGCAGACACGCCGCCAGGTCGCTGCAGGCACCGCGCTGGCCCTGGTCGGAGCCCTCGGCTTCGCCGGGGTGACCGGGACGGGCCTCGACGGACTGACCGGCCGTCTGCCCTGGACCGCCACCGCGCCGGCCGAGGCCACGCCGGTGCCGCCTCGGGTCGACGGGGTGCCCGGGGCCGCCGCCGACCCTGCGCTGATCGGCACCGATCCGAATGTGCTGCACTTCGGCCTCGACCCGACCCGCGCACGCTACCTGAGCTGGGAGGTCCTCACGGGTCGGACCGAGACCGTGCGGTTCAGCGTGCGCGACGGCCAACCCGTGCACGTCGACGTGAGCAGATCAGCCGAGTTGCCCACAAACGTGACGTTCGATGGTGCTTCCGTTGACTTTCCCAAGGCGGGGCCCCAGACCTTCGACGGCGCCGTCCAGCCGGCCGCCGGCACGGCCGGTGGGCTGGTGAAGTCGTGGCAGCCGGCACCGGGCGTGTACGCCCGTGCCTTCCTGCCGCGCGGGGGCCGGGCCGGGCTGGAGCAGGCAGTCGAGGCCCTACGCTGGAACGAGGCCCGCCGTTGCGCCGCGCCCCTGCGGCTCGGTGCCCTGCCCGAGAGCGCGACGATCAGTTCCTGTTCGGTCGACATCACCTCGTACCCGAGACTGGTGACCGCCCAGTTCACCCTTCTGCGAGCGAAGAGCCAGGTCATGTCGGTGCGGTACCGGTATGTGGTTCAGGCGGGCACCCACACCGGGGGGAACCGGACCATCGCCGGCCGACCGGCATTCCTCTCGGCGGACGGGAGGAGGCTGGAGCTCTTCGGCATTCCCAGGACGGAGGTGATCGCCGAGTTCGACTGGGAGTGGGAGCCTCGCACCAAACCGAGGTTCACCGAGGCGGACGCCACGACGGTGCTGGCGGGGGCGCGGGTCATCGAGGACCCGACGCGGCTGGAGAACTGGGAGTGAGCGCAGCCGTCGGCCGGACCGCCCCCGGGGCTGGTCCGGCCGACGGAACGTACGCTTGGTGACTGTGAGCCCCCGTCGCAATCGCCCTCGCCGGGACGAGAACGCCAACCTGGACGCCGATCGTGTCCGGCAGGGCGTCGCCTCGGTGCAGCAGTGGACCGACGGCGCCTGGCAGGTACGCGGGATCGGCGCGGGCGCGTCGGTCAAGACGTACCGCTGCCCGGGCTGTGACCAGGAGATCCGGCCGGGGGTGGCGCACCTGGTGGCCTGGCCGGCGGACGGCCTGGGTGACCTGACCGACCGGCGGCACTGGCACAGCGGCTGCTGGCGCGCCCGGGAGCGGCGTGGCCCCGCGGTGCAGCGCGGCCGGGGCGCCCCGCGCCACGGCTGAGCGATCTGGATCACCCTCTTCGCGCCCGAGCGGGCGAAGGCGGCGACTTCGGGCCAGACTTGACGGGTGAGCACACCGATCCGCGCGTCGTCGGTCCTGCCCGGTCGCCGGGAGGACATCGAGCTGCACACCGCCGACGGCCTGCGGCTGGTCGGTGAGCTGGCCCTACCGGCCGACCGGCCGCCGGTGGCCACCCTGGTCTGCCTGCACCCGCTGCCCACCCACGGCGGGATGATGGACAGCCACGTGTTCCGCAAGGCGGCCTGGCGGCTGCCGGCGCTGGCCGACGTGGCCGTGCTCCGGTTCAACACCCGGGGGACCAGCAGCCTGCGCGGCACCAGCGAGGGGGCCTTCGACGCGGCCGTCGGCGAGCGGTACGACGTCGCCGCCGCCATCGAGTACGCGGAGTTCGCCGAGCTGCCGAACATCTGGCTGGTCGGCTGGTCGTTCGGCACCGACCTGGCGCTCAAGTACGGCTGCGACCCGGCGATCGCCGGGGCGATCCTGCTCTCCCCGCCGCTGCGCTTCTCGGCTCCGGAGGATCTGGCCACCTGGGCCGGTTCCGGTCGGCCGTTGGTGGCCCTGGTGCCGGAGTTCGACGACTACCTGCGCCCGGCCGAGGCCCGGGAGCGGCTCGCCGCGGTGCCGCAGGCCGAGGTGGTGGGTGTGCCGGGCGCCAAGCACCTCTGGGTGGGCGACGCCGAGACGGTGCTCGACGAGATCGTCCGCCGGGTGAACCCGGCGGTCGCGGTGCCGCTGCCGACGACCTGGGACGGCCCGATGGAGACCGGTGACGTCAGCGGGTACGCCGACCGGACGGTGGCCTCGTTCGCCGACACTCCCGTTCCCGGCCCGCTCGCCAACAGGGCCGACTGACCCGTACGGCTCAGCGGGTCTCCTGGCGGGGCAGCACCACCTCGCGCAGGATCAGTTGCAGCGCGGCCACCGTGGGGATGGCGATCAGCGCGCCCACCACGCCCAGCAGCGCCACCCCGAGCAGCGCGGCCAGCAGGGCGGCCACCTCGTTGACCTCCACCGAGCGCCGCATCACCTTCGGGTAGATCAGGTAGTTCTCGACCTGCTGGTAGATGAGGAAGAAGACAGCGCAGGCGATGCCGGTCGGCAGGTCGGTGGCGAAGCCGACCAGGCTCACGATCACCGCGCCGAGGGTGGCGCCGATCTGCGGGATCAGGTCGGTCACCGCGACCACCACGGCCAGCGCGAAGGGGTACGGCAGCCCGACGACCAGCGCGAAGACGAAGGTGGTCGCGCCGGCCAGCACCGCGATGCTGAGCGCGCCGACCATGTACGCGCCCACCTTGGCCAGGATCTCGTCACCGATCAGCTCCACCCGCTCGCGCCGCGACCGGGGCACCAGCGCGTAGCCCAGGGAACGCAGCCGGTTGAAGTAGGCCAGGAAGTAGATGGTCAGCACCAGCACGGTCAACGCCCGGAACACCGTGCCGAAGATCAGTTGGGCGCCGCCGAGCACCCCGCCGAGCGCCCGGCCGACGGTGCCCGCGTTGACCGTGCCCTGCACCCGCTCCATCAGGCCGTACCGCTCCACCAGGTCGTTGACCGTCGGGTTGCGGCGCAACTCCTCGAGGTAGCTGGGCACCTGGTCGATGAACTGCCCGGACTGGGTCACGATCGGCGGGACCAGCGCCACCACGCCGCCGCAGAGCAGCAGCACCACGGTAAGCGCCACCACCGCGACCGCCAGGCCGTGCGGCAGCCCCCAGCGGCGCAGCCGGGTCACCGCCGGGTAGAGGCCGACCGCCAGGAAGAG
Above is a window of Micromonospora coriariae DNA encoding:
- a CDS encoding alpha/beta hydrolase, whose protein sequence is MSTPIRASSVLPGRREDIELHTADGLRLVGELALPADRPPVATLVCLHPLPTHGGMMDSHVFRKAAWRLPALADVAVLRFNTRGTSSLRGTSEGAFDAAVGERYDVAAAIEYAEFAELPNIWLVGWSFGTDLALKYGCDPAIAGAILLSPPLRFSAPEDLATWAGSGRPLVALVPEFDDYLRPAEARERLAAVPQAEVVGVPGAKHLWVGDAETVLDEIVRRVNPAVAVPLPTTWDGPMETGDVSGYADRTVASFADTPVPGPLANRAD
- a CDS encoding AI-2E family transporter, whose protein sequence is MPDPNVDRDEPPAVPSGKFGTPGRPLRRSSFLIGFTGALGVLLAYTLYLGIRNAGGILVLVVIALFLAVGLYPAVTRLRRWGLPHGLAVAVVALTVVLLLCGGVVALVPPIVTQSGQFIDQVPSYLEELRRNPTVNDLVERYGLMERVQGTVNAGTVGRALGGVLGGAQLIFGTVFRALTVLVLTIYFLAYFNRLRSLGYALVPRSRRERVELIGDEILAKVGAYMVGALSIAVLAGATTFVFALVVGLPYPFALAVVVAVTDLIPQIGATLGAVIVSLVGFATDLPTGIACAVFFLIYQQVENYLIYPKVMRRSVEVNEVAALLAALLGVALLGVVGALIAIPTVAALQLILREVVLPRQETR